The Plasmodium vinckei vinckei genome assembly, chromosome: PVVCY_14 genome window below encodes:
- a CDS encoding 40S ribosomal protein S19, putative: MEDPNKPKKRTFRTFHYRGIELDKLLELKQEELVKLLPARQRRKFRRGIDKKAKSLLKKLRKAKKECEVGEKPKPIPTHLRNMTIIPEMVGSIVAVHNGKQYTNVEIKPEMIGYYLGEFSITYKHTRHGKPGIGATHSSRFIPLK, translated from the exons ATG GAGGACCCAAATAAGCCCAAAAAGAGAACCTTTCGTACCTTCCACTATAGAGGTATTGAACTTGATAAATTGCTTGAATTAAAACAAGAAGAACTTGTAAAACTTTTACCAGCAAGACaaagaagaaaatttaGAAGAGGTATTGACAAAAAAGCTAAAtctcttttaaaaaaattaaggaaagcaaaaaaagaatGTGAAGTTGGAGAAAAGCCAAAACCAATACCAACACATTTAAGAAATATGACAATCATACCAGAAATGGTAGGATCAATCGTAGCTGTACATAATGGCAAACAATATACCAATGTTGAAATCAAACCAGAAATGATTGGATATTATTTAGGAGAATTTTCAATTACTTATAAGCACACTAGACATGGAAAACCTGGTATTGGTGCCACCCATTCATCTCGTTTTATTCcattgaaataa